A single window of Achromobacter xylosoxidans DNA harbors:
- a CDS encoding alpha-hydroxy acid oxidase produces MTTSVLPAPASATRATPRPARALARMLSLDDFEAAARRRLPRPIFGYVAGAAEDNQSLQANRDAFGRYAFQPRVLVDVSGRSQHTELFGQRYESPFGIAPMGISALSAYRGDIVLARAAREQGIPAILSGTALIPLEEVIEQAPGTWFQAYLPGDPARIDALVARAARAGYETLVLTVDIPVSANRENNVRTGFSTPLKPSLRLAWDGLTRPRWLAGTFLRTLLAHGMPHFENSFATRGAPIVSASVLRDFSARDHLSWEHVARIRRQWPGTLIIKGILHPQDARLAREHGADGIIVSNHGGRQLDGAISPLRALPGVVAEAGAMPVMMDSGVRRGGDVLKALALGARFVFVGRPFNYAAAVGGQAGVAHAIGLLRAEVDRNMAMLGINHLEEMNAGLLAPA; encoded by the coding sequence ATGACTACGAGCGTCCTGCCCGCCCCCGCGTCCGCGACCCGCGCCACGCCCCGTCCCGCCCGCGCCCTGGCGCGCATGCTGTCCCTGGACGATTTCGAGGCCGCCGCGCGCCGGCGCCTGCCACGCCCGATATTCGGCTACGTCGCCGGCGCCGCCGAGGACAACCAGTCGCTGCAAGCCAATCGCGACGCCTTCGGCCGCTACGCGTTCCAGCCGCGGGTGCTGGTCGACGTGTCGGGCCGCAGCCAGCACACGGAACTGTTCGGCCAGCGCTACGAATCGCCATTCGGCATCGCGCCCATGGGCATCAGCGCACTGTCGGCCTATCGCGGCGATATCGTGCTGGCGCGCGCCGCCCGCGAACAGGGCATTCCCGCCATTCTCAGCGGCACCGCGCTGATCCCCCTGGAAGAAGTCATCGAGCAGGCGCCCGGCACCTGGTTCCAGGCCTACCTGCCCGGCGATCCCGCGCGCATCGACGCGCTGGTGGCGCGCGCGGCCCGCGCCGGCTATGAAACGCTGGTGCTGACGGTGGACATCCCCGTCTCCGCCAACCGCGAGAACAACGTGCGCACCGGATTCTCGACGCCCCTCAAGCCCAGCCTGCGGCTGGCCTGGGACGGCCTGACCCGGCCGCGCTGGCTGGCCGGCACCTTCCTGCGCACGCTGCTGGCTCACGGCATGCCGCATTTCGAGAATTCGTTCGCCACTCGCGGCGCGCCCATCGTATCGGCGTCGGTGCTGCGCGACTTCAGCGCGCGCGACCATCTCAGCTGGGAACACGTGGCGCGCATCCGCCGCCAATGGCCAGGCACCCTCATCATCAAGGGCATCCTGCATCCCCAGGACGCGCGGCTGGCGCGCGAACACGGCGCGGACGGCATCATCGTCTCGAACCACGGCGGCCGCCAGCTCGACGGCGCGATCTCGCCGCTGCGCGCCCTGCCCGGCGTGGTGGCCGAGGCAGGCGCCATGCCGGTGATGATGGACAGCGGCGTGCGCCGCGGCGGCGACGTGCTCAAGGCGCTGGCCCTGGGCGCGCGCTTCGTGTTCGTCGGCCGCCCCTTCAACTATGCCGCCGCGGTCGGCGGCCAGGCCGGCGTGGCCCACGCCATCGGCCTGCTGCGCGCCGAAGTGGACCGCAACATGGCCATGCTCGGCATCAATCACCTGGAAGAGATGAACGCCGGCCTGCTGGCGCCGGCATGA